A window from Primulina eburnea isolate SZY01 chromosome 2, ASM2296580v1, whole genome shotgun sequence encodes these proteins:
- the LOC140819793 gene encoding uncharacterized protein: MGLKALPLSPSQHGLLLPPANTAQRYFKHGYGRKSRLGVAVTCAKNGNIDDNQEPGKRKQNLFESVTEALDFSQVRSEEDAQLLDEARKATKSGDKMSREQYGALRRKIGGTYKDFFKSYVEVEGKYVEEGWVDKTCKVCKKDTRGEARQVDKFGKYVHVACLEKSNSGNFFTRLFSG; this comes from the exons atgGGACTCAAAGCTCTTCCCCTTTCGCCTTCACAACATGGTCTTCTTCTTCCTCCCGCGAACACCGCACAAAGGTACTTCAAGCACGGTTATGGCAGAAAATCAAGACTCGGAGTTGCCGTAACTTGCGCAAAAAATGGGAATATTGATGACAATCAAGAACCAGGGAAGAGGAAACAAAACCTATTCGAAAGTGTGACAGAAGCTTTAGATTTCTCGCAGGTGAGATCTGAAGAGGATGCTCAGCTGCTTGATGAAGCTAGAAAGGCGACTAAATCAGGGGACAAGATGTCAAGGGAACAG TATGGAGCTCTGAGGAGGAAGATTGGTGGTACATACAAGGATTTCTTCAAATCGTATGTAGAGG TGGAAGGAAAATATGTGGAAGAGGGATGGGTGGACAAGACATGCAAAGTGTGCAAGAAAGACACCAGAGGTGAAGCCAGACAAGTTGACAAATTTGGCAAATATGTGCATGTTGCTTGCTTGGAGA